A region from the Vanacampus margaritifer isolate UIUO_Vmar chromosome 5, RoL_Vmar_1.0, whole genome shotgun sequence genome encodes:
- the map6b gene encoding microtubule-associated protein 6 homolog isoform X2, with translation MAWPCITRACCINRFWSELDKADIAVPLVFSKYSDVQHKQPRGAAAESQPEAAKAPPAAAAPDASSSVMRQDYKAWKVRPEPSCKPRDEYQPAAGPFIPETQYQKDYKAWPIPKKHDHPWIPKAGLAPPTTTTTSTKVERVAAEIETGVEKSEIEEKLQEKEAKEPAGRDKSADRKDQEAPASGKGRAAADALNRHIKQTMSTSSSSYRTEFKAYKDVKPVKRIKAPSQYKPPAEKETSLETSYSATFKGEQVKAQPADNKLLERRRIRSLYSEPGKEPPKDVSEAESSSVLNLL, from the exons atggCGTGGCCGTGCATCACGCGGGCTTGCTGCATCAACCGCTTCTGGAGCGAGCTGGACAAGGCGGACATCGCCGTGCCTCTGGTCTTCTCCAAATACTCGGACGTCCAGCACAAGCAGCCGAGGGGGGCCGCTGCGGAGAGCCAGCCGGAGGCCGCCAAGGCaccgcccgccgccgccgccccggaCGCCTCCTCCTCCGTCATGCGGCAAGACTACAAGGCGTGGAAAGTGCGTCCGGAGCCCAGCTGTAAGCCCCGGGACGAGTACCAGCCAGCAGCCGGCCCCTTCATCCCGGAGACCCAGTACCAGAAGGACTACAAAGCGTGGCCCATACCGAAGAAGCACGACCACCCGTGGATTCCCAAAGCCGGCCTAGCCCCtcctaccaccaccaccaccagcacgAAAGTAGAGCGAGTGGCCGCCGAGATCGAGACCGGCGTGGAGAAGAGCGAGATCGAGGAGAAGCTCCAAGAGAAGGAGGCGAAGGAGCCGGCCGGGAGGGACAAGTCCGCCGACAGGAAAGACCAAGAGGCGCCCGCCAGCGGCAAAGGCAGGGCGGCCGCCGACGCTCTCAACAGACACATTAAGCAGACCATGAGCACTTCCAGCAGCAGCTACAG AACTGAGTTCAAGGCCTACAAAGACGTGAAACCGGTCAAGCGCATAAAGGCGCCATCTCAGTACAAACCCCCGGCCGAGAAGGAGACCAGCCTGGAAACCAGCTACAGCGCCACCTTCAAGGGCGAGCAGGTCAAGGCCCAGCCGGCCGACAACAAGCTGTTGGAGCGCAGGAGGATACGCAGCCTGTACAGCGAGCCCGGGAAGGAGCCTCCTAAG GACGTGTCAGAAGCTGAGAGCAGCTCTGTTCTAAATCTGCTGTAG
- the map6b gene encoding microtubule-associated protein 6 homolog isoform X1 — protein MAWPCITRACCINRFWSELDKADIAVPLVFSKYSDVQHKQPRGAAAESQPEAAKAPPAAAAPDASSSVMRQDYKAWKVRPEPSCKPRDEYQPAAGPFIPETQYQKDYKAWPIPKKHDHPWIPKAGLAPPTTTTTSTKVERVAAEIETGVEKSEIEEKLQEKEAKEPAGRDKSADRKDQEAPASGKGRAAADALNRHIKQTMSTSSSSYRTEFKAYKDVKPVKRIKAPSQYKPPAEKETSLETSYSATFKGEQVKAQPADNKLLERRRIRSLYSEPGKEPPKTDKPASRIRPKKATTGKAVKKAKEKKLLAASASAKKKEDEAAAEAEAEAGVTKKNKEISNRLAEAKQ, from the exons atggCGTGGCCGTGCATCACGCGGGCTTGCTGCATCAACCGCTTCTGGAGCGAGCTGGACAAGGCGGACATCGCCGTGCCTCTGGTCTTCTCCAAATACTCGGACGTCCAGCACAAGCAGCCGAGGGGGGCCGCTGCGGAGAGCCAGCCGGAGGCCGCCAAGGCaccgcccgccgccgccgccccggaCGCCTCCTCCTCCGTCATGCGGCAAGACTACAAGGCGTGGAAAGTGCGTCCGGAGCCCAGCTGTAAGCCCCGGGACGAGTACCAGCCAGCAGCCGGCCCCTTCATCCCGGAGACCCAGTACCAGAAGGACTACAAAGCGTGGCCCATACCGAAGAAGCACGACCACCCGTGGATTCCCAAAGCCGGCCTAGCCCCtcctaccaccaccaccaccagcacgAAAGTAGAGCGAGTGGCCGCCGAGATCGAGACCGGCGTGGAGAAGAGCGAGATCGAGGAGAAGCTCCAAGAGAAGGAGGCGAAGGAGCCGGCCGGGAGGGACAAGTCCGCCGACAGGAAAGACCAAGAGGCGCCCGCCAGCGGCAAAGGCAGGGCGGCCGCCGACGCTCTCAACAGACACATTAAGCAGACCATGAGCACTTCCAGCAGCAGCTACAG AACTGAGTTCAAGGCCTACAAAGACGTGAAACCGGTCAAGCGCATAAAGGCGCCATCTCAGTACAAACCCCCGGCCGAGAAGGAGACCAGCCTGGAAACCAGCTACAGCGCCACCTTCAAGGGCGAGCAGGTCAAGGCCCAGCCGGCCGACAACAAGCTGTTGGAGCGCAGGAGGATACGCAGCCTGTACAGCGAGCCCGGGAAGGAGCCTCCTAAG ACGGACAAGCCGGCATCTCGCATCAGGCCGAAGAAAGCGACGACAGGGAAGGCTGTGAAGAAGGCCAAGGAGAAGAAGCTGCTGGCCGCTTCGGCGTCCGCCAAGAAGAAAGAAGACGAAGCGGCGGCAGAGGCAGAGGCAGAGGCGGGCGTTACCAAGAAGAACAAAGAGATTAGTAATAGACTGGCTGAGGCCAAACAATAA